The following are from one region of the Pseudodesulfovibrio piezophilus C1TLV30 genome:
- a CDS encoding purine-nucleoside phosphorylase, translated as MKYIKKIQHSAAYIQENLGKIQDGTVALMTGTGLGKLTDAIENPTSLSYDVIPEFPVSTVKSHAGQLIQGTISSIPILALHGRFHLYEGLDARQVVHGIRTLGELGIKKLILTNAAGALNPSFLTGSPMLVEDHINLTGTTPLRGKNEDNWGKRFPDMCLVYDKQFRKIAKDKALELGIHIEHGVFMQIMGPNMETPAETRMYRNLGADAIGMSTCMEAIAAHHMGIRVLAISCLTNKNLPDCMKAAPLEQVISQAEQSSGAMTKLICAILKEIHEITE; from the coding sequence GTGAAATACATCAAGAAGATACAACACTCTGCCGCATATATACAAGAAAATCTAGGCAAAATTCAAGACGGAACTGTCGCGCTCATGACAGGAACCGGGTTAGGGAAATTGACGGATGCAATCGAAAACCCCACAAGTCTCTCCTATGATGTCATTCCAGAATTTCCGGTTTCCACAGTGAAAAGCCATGCAGGTCAACTGATACAGGGAACCATCAGCTCTATTCCCATTCTGGCCTTACATGGACGATTCCACCTTTACGAAGGCCTTGATGCTCGACAAGTCGTTCACGGGATCCGAACCCTCGGAGAACTTGGTATCAAAAAGCTTATATTGACAAATGCAGCCGGGGCTCTCAATCCTTCCTTTCTTACAGGCTCTCCCATGCTGGTCGAAGACCATATCAACCTGACGGGCACAACTCCATTGCGCGGAAAAAATGAGGACAACTGGGGGAAAAGGTTCCCCGACATGTGTTTAGTTTATGACAAGCAATTTCGAAAAATAGCGAAAGACAAGGCCCTTGAACTTGGTATTCACATAGAACATGGTGTATTCATGCAGATTATGGGACCTAATATGGAGACTCCGGCAGAAACAAGAATGTACCGAAACCTCGGAGCCGATGCCATAGGCATGTCAACATGCATGGAAGCCATCGCTGCGCATCATATGGGCATTCGAGTACTAGCTATCTCCTGCCTGACAAATAAAAATTTGCCGGACTGCATGAAGGCAGCTCCTTTGGAACAGGTTATAAGCCAAGCCGAACAATCTTCAGGAGCAATGACAAAACTTATCTGCGCGATCCTAAAGGAAATACATGAAATTACCGAATAA
- a CDS encoding motility protein A encodes MDIVTLLGLAVGLSLIVGAIIIGGAVDVFVNIPGMMIVVGGTIASIMVAFPFEEVIQAFTAAFKMFVQRKTKVRDVVNIMVKVAEISRREGLVALENVQTENMVLKKSCQLIADNADPEIIRTTLAIEINSMRRRHQVGQDVFKRLAALSPAFGMMGTLIGLVQMLSQLNDPKTIGPAMAVALLTTFYGSAMSTLFFIPIAAKLKARTLQEQLHLEVIFEGAKSILENNNPRLVYEKLSSFLAPNEREAR; translated from the coding sequence ATGGATATTGTAACGCTTCTCGGTCTTGCTGTTGGATTATCTCTTATTGTAGGTGCGATCATCATTGGTGGCGCTGTCGATGTTTTTGTTAATATTCCCGGTATGATGATAGTTGTAGGTGGAACAATTGCCTCCATCATGGTCGCTTTTCCGTTTGAAGAGGTCATACAAGCCTTTACTGCTGCATTCAAGATGTTCGTTCAGCGGAAAACAAAGGTTCGTGATGTGGTCAATATCATGGTTAAAGTTGCTGAAATCAGCCGCCGGGAAGGGCTTGTCGCTTTGGAAAATGTACAGACCGAAAATATGGTTCTCAAAAAATCATGCCAGCTTATCGCTGATAATGCTGACCCCGAAATAATACGGACGACGCTTGCAATTGAGATCAATTCCATGCGGCGGCGTCATCAAGTGGGGCAGGATGTTTTCAAACGATTGGCGGCTCTCTCTCCTGCATTCGGAATGATGGGAACATTGATCGGACTTGTTCAAATGCTATCACAATTGAACGATCCAAAGACCATTGGACCAGCAATGGCTGTGGCTTTGCTCACGACTTTTTATGGGAGCGCTATGTCGACATTGTTTTTCATCCCCATCGCCGCAAAGCTCAAGGCAAGAACGCTTCAGGAACAATTGCATCTTGAGGTTATTTTTGAGGGAGCGAAATCAATTCTTGAAAACAATAATCCCCGTCTGGTATATGAAAAACTGTCATCCTTTTTGGCGCCGAATGAACGAGAGGCCAGATAA
- a CDS encoding OmpA/MotB family protein, producing MSDRYDDAFDPPVEEEEESSEWLTTFADLSMLLLVFFVLLYSMSTLDTEKFSRTFSSVTQALQGKLDKISTSKISQEEAGVLIDQALMRRQIIESQRKVFAEVKTLQTKKGVEGVVSANFEDGVITLRVPGDIMFRSGQIDLSPKGALVVRELKNFFIQHKDQTIKIIGYTDNSRPSSRSRFKDNWEISALRAVSVLRELLKMGIESTRLTATGLAYLNPIYPNTTDDYRAKNRRVEFVLEKRVMGQ from the coding sequence ATGAGTGATCGGTACGATGATGCTTTTGATCCTCCAGTAGAGGAAGAGGAAGAAAGTTCTGAATGGCTCACGACTTTTGCGGATCTTTCAATGCTGCTTCTTGTCTTTTTTGTCCTTCTTTATTCCATGTCCACGTTGGATACTGAAAAATTTTCTCGAACGTTTTCTTCTGTGACACAAGCTCTTCAGGGCAAGCTGGATAAGATTTCCACCAGCAAAATATCTCAGGAAGAAGCCGGGGTACTGATTGACCAAGCCCTCATGCGGCGGCAAATAATTGAATCACAGCGTAAAGTTTTTGCCGAGGTAAAAACGCTTCAGACAAAAAAAGGTGTTGAAGGCGTTGTTTCTGCCAATTTTGAGGATGGTGTAATCACGCTACGAGTTCCGGGGGATATTATGTTTCGTTCGGGACAGATTGATCTCTCGCCAAAGGGGGCATTGGTGGTGAGAGAACTCAAAAATTTCTTCATTCAACACAAGGATCAGACCATCAAAATTATCGGGTATACCGACAACAGTCGTCCATCATCAAGGTCTCGTTTCAAAGATAATTGGGAAATCTCAGCGCTGAGAGCTGTCAGTGTTTTGCGCGAATTACTCAAAATGGGCATCGAATCTACCCGGTTGACTGCCACAGGACTGGCCTATCTCAATCCTATCTATCCGAATACGACAGACGATTATCGAGCAAAAAACAGACGAGTTGAGTTCGTGCTTGAAAAACGTGTCATGGGCCAGTAA
- a CDS encoding PilZ domain-containing protein encodes MGFDIEMSTGGDDHLRKAFRTRVPGLSVQFPALDKSFEVKDLSATGFAVLDLDKGFKEGQFTDCELLINDKLFLKRLNAEVMRVLDNGIVGINFVDLSRQQQSRLDKLVLEVQKRLIELRKKQREQE; translated from the coding sequence ATGGGATTCGATATCGAAATGTCCACAGGTGGTGACGACCATCTTAGAAAAGCTTTCAGAACACGGGTTCCTGGGCTGAGCGTACAATTCCCCGCCTTGGACAAAAGTTTTGAGGTCAAAGACCTGAGCGCGACAGGTTTTGCCGTGCTGGATTTGGATAAGGGATTCAAAGAAGGACAATTTACGGATTGTGAGTTGTTGATCAATGACAAGTTGTTTCTTAAGAGACTCAATGCTGAAGTGATGCGTGTCCTTGACAACGGGATTGTTGGGATCAATTTTGTTGATTTGAGCCGGCAGCAACAGTCAAGGCTCGACAAGCTTGTTTTGGAAGTCCAAAAGAGGCTTATAGAGTTGCGTAAAAAGCAACGCGAACAAGAATAG
- a CDS encoding biotin carboxylase N-terminal domain-containing protein, which yields MTIDQHKVLIANRGEIAMRVMRACTQLNLDFVCVYTQEDRDSAHVHLARELAGEGGVYKIISYLDANELFAVADDAGATALHPGYGFFAEDFRFARRVVRRDRPMEFIGPSWWVIRDLGDKINTKRIARSLDVPTVPGSDRPVYSEVEAEEIAASLFEFQATQGVIDGVIMVKASAGGGGMGIEEVGSFEEFRSVFRRIRNYAKRNFGDEGVLIEQRIFDFNHLEVQIVCERGTGRQIHFGTRNCSIQSSGKQKRLEVAPGFAPGVIPYTFDAAAVLADITKYSLSMAHEAGYDNVGTWEWIVTPKGEPFLMEVNTRIQVENGVSSIISRVQGKTVNIITEQLRLALGEPLRYTQDDITFEGIGIEYRIVSENTEHRFTPCAGRITRLGWQDHDWLEVHTHVPKGEEYEIPMEYDPNLALAIVWGKDLDDAKARGLQFLEELVLEGTAGGREENFHTNIAFLKKKTNRILEF from the coding sequence ATGACAATTGACCAACATAAGGTCCTTATAGCCAACAGGGGTGAGATTGCCATGCGCGTTATGCGTGCATGTACACAGCTCAACCTGGATTTTGTTTGTGTATATACGCAGGAAGACCGGGATTCCGCACATGTCCATTTGGCACGGGAACTGGCTGGAGAGGGGGGCGTCTACAAAATAATTTCCTATCTGGATGCCAATGAACTCTTTGCTGTGGCAGATGATGCCGGGGCTACAGCTCTGCATCCCGGCTATGGTTTTTTTGCTGAAGATTTTCGTTTTGCTCGGCGAGTTGTGCGGCGAGACAGGCCGATGGAATTTATTGGTCCTTCCTGGTGGGTTATTCGAGATTTGGGTGACAAGATCAACACCAAACGCATCGCCAGAAGTCTTGATGTCCCAACGGTACCAGGTTCTGACAGGCCCGTTTATAGTGAGGTTGAAGCTGAGGAAATAGCGGCCAGCCTTTTTGAGTTTCAGGCCACACAGGGAGTTATTGATGGCGTCATCATGGTCAAGGCGTCGGCTGGTGGCGGGGGAATGGGGATTGAAGAGGTCGGGAGCTTTGAAGAGTTCCGCTCTGTTTTTCGCCGTATACGTAATTATGCCAAGCGAAATTTTGGTGATGAAGGCGTCCTGATTGAGCAGCGAATTTTTGACTTCAATCATCTTGAAGTCCAGATTGTTTGTGAGCGAGGTACCGGCCGGCAGATTCATTTTGGTACACGCAACTGTTCGATTCAGAGTAGTGGAAAGCAGAAAAGACTGGAAGTAGCTCCGGGGTTTGCACCAGGCGTGATACCATATACGTTTGATGCGGCCGCAGTCCTTGCTGATATCACGAAGTATTCTTTATCCATGGCCCATGAAGCCGGGTATGATAACGTCGGAACATGGGAGTGGATTGTTACCCCTAAAGGGGAGCCATTCCTCATGGAGGTTAATACTCGTATTCAAGTTGAGAATGGGGTTTCATCGATCATATCACGGGTGCAAGGAAAGACTGTTAATATTATAACTGAACAATTGCGTCTGGCTCTTGGAGAGCCTCTCCGATATACGCAGGATGATATTACTTTCGAAGGCATTGGAATTGAATATCGCATAGTGTCCGAAAATACGGAGCATAGATTCACGCCGTGTGCCGGAAGAATTACCCGACTTGGTTGGCAGGACCATGATTGGTTAGAGGTTCACACTCATGTTCCTAAGGGGGAAGAGTACGAAATTCCAATGGAGTACGATCCGAATCTCGCCCTGGCAATTGTTTGGGGTAAAGATTTGGATGACGCCAAGGCGCGTGGCCTTCAGTTTCTTGAAGAACTTGTGCTGGAAGGGACCGCTGGCGGCAGAGAAGAAAATTTCCACACCAACATAGCCTTTCTTAAAAAAAAGACGAACAGGATTCTGGAGTTCTAA